Proteins encoded together in one Salarias fasciatus chromosome 17, fSalaFa1.1, whole genome shotgun sequence window:
- the kiaa0930 gene encoding LOW QUALITY PROTEIN: uncharacterized protein KIAA0930 homolog (The sequence of the model RefSeq protein was modified relative to this genomic sequence to represent the inferred CDS: inserted 1 base in 1 codon), producing MASFPGLCKAVGPAEEENGELDGSLQQMLKAIADERSRLNNRQEISGLGCFKDDRIVFWTWMFSTYFMEKWTPRQDDMLFYVRRKPSYVNTHTSEGKKVEVEVYRRDSXKLPGLGDPDIDWEESVYLNLILQKLDYVVTCAVCTRSDAGDIHIHKKKCQEVFASPSKHAMDSKGEESKMSYPNIFFMIDNFEEVFSDMTVGEGEMVCVELVASDKSNTFQGVIFQGSIRYEALKKVYDNRVSVAAKMAQRMSFGFYKYNNMEFVRMKGPQGKGHAEMAVSRVPTGDTSPCGTEEDQVSPVHERVTSFSTPPTPERNRPSFFSPSLRRKVPRNRIAEMKKSHSANDSEEFFREEDQEDLHSATNLRSRSLSGTGRSLVGSWLKLNRTEDFFLLYSHLTYVTLPLHRITADILEVRQKPILMT from the exons ATGGCGTCCTTCCCCGGTTTGTGTAAGGCTGTCGGACCCgcggaggaggagaacggcgAGCTGGACGGATCCCTGCAGCAGATGCTGAAGGCCATCGCGGACGAGCGGAGCCGCCTGAACAACCGGCAGGAGATCAGCGGGCTCG gCTGCTTCAAAGACGACCGTATTGTGTTCTGGACCTGGATGTTCTCCACGTACTTCATGGAAAAATGGACTCCTCGACAGGACGACATGCTGTTCTACGTTCGCAGGAAGCCTTCAtacgtcaacacacacacctctgaggGAAagaag gtggaggtggaggtctaCAGGAGGGACT AAAAGCTCCCGGGCCTCGGAGACCCCGACATCGACTGGGAGGAGAGCGTCTACCTGAACCTGATCCTGCAGAAG CTGGACTACGTGGTGACGTGCGCCGTCTGCACGCGCTCCGACGCCGGGGACATCCACATCCACaagaagaagtgtcag GAGGTCTTCGCCTCGCCCAGCAAACACGCCATGGACAGCAAGGGGGAGGAGTCTAAGATGAGCTACCCCAACATCTTCTTCATGATCGACAACTTCGAGGAG GTGTTCAGCGACATGacggtgggggagggggagatgGTCTGCGTGGAGCTGGTGGCGAGCGACAAGAGCAACACCTTCCAGGGCGTCATCTTCCAGGGCTCCATCCGCTACGAGGCGCTCAAGAAGGTCTACGACAACCGG GTCAGTGTTGCTGCTAAAATGGCGCAGCGGATGTCCTTCGGCTTCTACAAGTACAACAACATGGAGTTCGTGAGGATGAAGGGGCCGCAGGGCAAAGGTCACGCCGAGATGGCCGTCAGCAGGGTGCCCACCGGGGACACGTCCCCCTGCGGCACCGAGGAGGACCAGGTGTCCCCCGTGCACGAGAGG gTGACCTCCTTCAGCACGCCCCCGACCCCGGAGAGGAACCGGCCCTCCTTCTTCTCGCCGTCCCTGAGGAGAAAAGTGCCGCGAAACCGGATCGCAGAGATGAAGAAGTCCCACTCGGCCAACGACAGCGAGGAGTTCTTCAGGGAGGAAGACCAAGAAG ACCTGCACTCGGCCACTAACCTGCGCTCCCGGTCGCTGTCGGGAACCGGACGCTCGCTGGTCGGCTCGTGGCTCAAACTGAACCGAACCGAGGATTTCTTCCTGCTGTACTCACACCTGACCTACGTCACCCTGCCACTGCACCGCATCACCGCcg acatCCTGGAGGTGAGGCAGAAGCCCATCCTGATGACGTAG
- the fbxo7 gene encoding F-box only protein 7 isoform X1 has product MKIRVRINKQTSRVELQGTEPSVKDLRDAIRDTLLETHGLSSQTDFSLSLNGSEFLTDDGQTLASCGVVSGDLVNVVLPQPDTPPATPPSAPPSAPPSAPPSAPPSAPPSAPPSGSSASEQQRLQQPGGSSSVDVFMASSPPAAPLASVWEPMLCGEVEPGQAPLSLELLYHAVRSPDDALMVAAHLLMLETGFVPQGGELRPDEMPAGWKSAGGVYRLQYLHPLCEGSVVTAAAVCMGPLLVINMTLKVAEKVDTVRKLCLETCSYVSEEWSGESAAAAFRDLRRLSRVFKDQLAYPLIAAARDAMALPVAFGLPALPPELLLRVLRLLDVRSVVRLSSVSRHFNGATADSTLWKHLYYRDFGVREADRSRSRDTDWKTLYMNSYKIRRQSRARQPPPFFFPAVLPGDFGFIPAVPGIIGGDYDNRPDLPHPLLPRPRSDPIGPLADPHSRPRRDLRRPGSTGGRPFDVPRGFI; this is encoded by the exons ATGAAGATCAGAGTTCGGATCAACAAACAGACAAGTCGTGTGGAGCTTCAGGGGACGGAGCCAAGTGTGAAGGATCTGAGAGACGCCATCAGGGACACTCTGCTGGAGACACATGGTCTCag CTCTCAAACAGACTTCAGTTTGTCTCTGAATGGCTCCGAGTTTCTGACCGATGACGGCCAGACTCTGGCGTCCTGCGGCGTCGTATCCGGAGATCTGGTCAACGTCGTGCTGCCCCAGCCGGACACTCCCCCCGccactcctccatcagctcctccatcagctcctccttcagctcctccttcagctcctccttcagctcctccttcagctcctccttcaggcagCAGCgcctcagagcagcagcgccTGCAGCAG cccggcggcagcagcagtgtggatGTGTTCATGGCCTCTtcgccccccgccgcccccctgGCCTCCGTCTGGGAGCCCATGCTGTGCGGCGAGGTGGAGCCGGGCCAGGCGCCGCTCTCCCTGGAGCTGCTGTATCACGCCGTCCGCAGCCCCGACGACGCCCTGATGGTGGCGGCGCACCTGCTGATGCTGGAGACCGGGTTCGTCCCTCAG GGCGGCGAGCTGCGGCCGGACGAGATGCCGGCCGGGTGGAAGTCGGCGGGCGGCGTCTACAGGCTGCAGTACCTCCACCCGCTGTGCGAGGGCAGCGTggtcaccgccgccgccgtgtgcATGGGCCCCCTGCTCGTCATCAACA TGACGCTGAAGGTGGCGGAGAAAGTCGACACGGTGCGGAAGCTTTGCCTGGAGACGTGCAGCTACGTGAGCGAGGAGTGGTCAG GagagagcgccgccgccgccttcagGGACCTGCGGCGGCTGTCCCGAGTCTTCAAGGACCAGCTGGCGTACCCGCTGATCGCCGCCGCCCGAGACG CGATGGCCCTGCCGGTGGCCTTCGGTCTGCCGGCCCTTCCTCCAGAGCTCCTCCTCCGCGTCCTCCGCCTGCTGGACGTCCGCTCGGTGGTCCGCCTGTCGTCGGTCAGCCGCCATTTCAACGGCGCCACGGCCGACTCCACGCTGTGGAAACACCTGTACTACCGAGACTTCGGCGTCAGAG aGGCGGATCGCAGCAGATCGAGAGACACCGACTGGAAAACA ctttacaTGAACTCCTATAAGATACGACGTCAGTCTCGAGCCCGGCAGCCTCCGCCGTTCTTTTTTCCCGCCGTCCTTCCCGGGGATTTCGGTTTCATTCCGGCGGTGCCCGGGATCATCGGGGGCGACTACGACAACAGGCCCGACCTGCCCCACCCTCTGCTGCCCCGCCCACGCTCCGACCCCATCGGCCCGCTGGCCGACCCCCACAGCCGACCGCGACGCGACCTCCGGCGACCCGGATCGACGGGAGGACGGCCGTTCGACGTCCCGCGAGGGTTCATCTGA
- the fbxo7 gene encoding F-box only protein 7 isoform X2 yields the protein MKIRVRINKQTSRVELQGTEPSVKDLRDAIRDTLLETHGLSSQTDFSLSLNGSEFLTDDGQTLASCGVVSGDLVNVVLPQPDTPPATPPSAPPSAPPSAPPSAPPSAPPSAPPSGSSASEQQRLQQPGGSSSVDVFMASSPPAAPLASVWEPMLCGEVEPGQAPLSLELLYHAVRSPDDALMVAAHLLMLETGFVPQGGELRPDEMPAGWKSAGGVYRLQYLHPLCEGSVVTAAAVCMGPLLVINMTLKVAEKVDTVRKLCLETCSYVSEEWSGESAAAAFRDLRRLSRVFKDQLAYPLIAAARDAMALPVAFGLPALPPELLLRVLRLLDVRSVVRLSSVSRHFNGATADSTLWKHLYYRDFGVREADRSRSRDTDWKTLYMNSYKIRRQSRARQPPPFFFPAVLPGDFGFIPAVPGIIGGDYDNRPDLPHPLLPRPRSDPIGPLADPHSRPRRDLRRPGSTGGRPFDVPRGFI from the exons ATGAAGATCAGAGTTCGGATCAACAAACAGACAAGTCGTGTGGAGCTTCAGGGGACGGAGCCAAGTGTGAAGGATCTGAGAGACGCCATCAGGGACACTCTGCTGGAGACACATGGTCTCag CTCTCAAACAGACTTCAGTTTGTCTCTGAATGGCTCCGAGTTTCTGACCGATGACGGCCAGACTCTGGCGTCCTGCGGCGTCGTATCCGGAGATCTGGTCAACGTCGTGCTGCCCCAGCCGGACACTCCCCCCGccactcctccatcagctcctccatcagctcctccttcagctcctccttcagctcctccttcagctcctccttcagctcctccttcaggcagCAGCgcctcagagcagcagcgccTGC agcagcccggcggcagcagcagtgtggatGTGTTCATGGCCTCTtcgccccccgccgcccccctgGCCTCCGTCTGGGAGCCCATGCTGTGCGGCGAGGTGGAGCCGGGCCAGGCGCCGCTCTCCCTGGAGCTGCTGTATCACGCCGTCCGCAGCCCCGACGACGCCCTGATGGTGGCGGCGCACCTGCTGATGCTGGAGACCGGGTTCGTCCCTCAG GGCGGCGAGCTGCGGCCGGACGAGATGCCGGCCGGGTGGAAGTCGGCGGGCGGCGTCTACAGGCTGCAGTACCTCCACCCGCTGTGCGAGGGCAGCGTggtcaccgccgccgccgtgtgcATGGGCCCCCTGCTCGTCATCAACA TGACGCTGAAGGTGGCGGAGAAAGTCGACACGGTGCGGAAGCTTTGCCTGGAGACGTGCAGCTACGTGAGCGAGGAGTGGTCAG GagagagcgccgccgccgccttcagGGACCTGCGGCGGCTGTCCCGAGTCTTCAAGGACCAGCTGGCGTACCCGCTGATCGCCGCCGCCCGAGACG CGATGGCCCTGCCGGTGGCCTTCGGTCTGCCGGCCCTTCCTCCAGAGCTCCTCCTCCGCGTCCTCCGCCTGCTGGACGTCCGCTCGGTGGTCCGCCTGTCGTCGGTCAGCCGCCATTTCAACGGCGCCACGGCCGACTCCACGCTGTGGAAACACCTGTACTACCGAGACTTCGGCGTCAGAG aGGCGGATCGCAGCAGATCGAGAGACACCGACTGGAAAACA ctttacaTGAACTCCTATAAGATACGACGTCAGTCTCGAGCCCGGCAGCCTCCGCCGTTCTTTTTTCCCGCCGTCCTTCCCGGGGATTTCGGTTTCATTCCGGCGGTGCCCGGGATCATCGGGGGCGACTACGACAACAGGCCCGACCTGCCCCACCCTCTGCTGCCCCGCCCACGCTCCGACCCCATCGGCCCGCTGGCCGACCCCCACAGCCGACCGCGACGCGACCTCCGGCGACCCGGATCGACGGGAGGACGGCCGTTCGACGTCCCGCGAGGGTTCATCTGA
- the rtcb gene encoding LOW QUALITY PROTEIN: RNA-splicing ligase RtcB homolog (The sequence of the model RefSeq protein was modified relative to this genomic sequence to represent the inferred CDS: inserted 3 bases in 3 codons; deleted 3 bases in 2 codons; substituted 1 base at 1 genomic stop codon) — translation MSRSYNDELQYLDKISSNCWRIKKGFVPNMQVEGNFYVNEPLEKLMFEELRNACRGGGVGGFLPAMKQIGNVAALPGIIHKSIGLPDVHSGYGFAIGNMAAFDMSNPTPLCPPGGVGFDINCGVRLLRTNLDECDVQPVKEQLAQSLFDHIPVGVGSKGVIPMNAKDLEEALEMGVTGPLREGDAWXEDKEHCEEYGRMLQADPNKVSSKAKKRGLPQLGTLGAGNHYAEIQVVDEIYNDYAAKKMGIDHKGQVCVMIHSGSRGLGHQVATDALVAMEKAMKXDKIMVNDRQLACARITSQEGQDYLKGMXAAGNYAWVNRSSMTFLTRQAFSKVFATTPDDLDMHVIYDVSHNIAKVEEHMVEGASAALLVHRKGSNPRVPASPPLIPVDYQLTGQPVLIGGTMGTCSYVLTGTEQGMTETFGTTCPGAGRALSRAKSRRNLDFQDVLDKLADLGIAIRVASPKLVRRXRRLPAAPESYKNVTDVVNTCHDAGISRKAIKLRPIAVIKG, via the exons ATGAGCCGCAGCTACAACGATGAGCTGCAGTATCTGGATAAAATCAGCAGCAACTGCTGGAGGATCAAGAAAGGCTTCGTGCCCAACATGCAG GTTGAAGGGAACTTCTACGTGAACGAGCCTCTGGAGAAGCTGATGTTCGAGGAGCTTCGTAACGCCTGCCGGGGAGGAG GTGTGGGCGGCTTCCTGCCGGCCATGAAGCAGATCGGGAACGTGGCGGCGCTGCCGGGAATCATTCAC AAATCCATCGGGCTGCCTGACGTCCACTCCGGCTACGGCTTCGCCATCGGGAACATGGCCGCCTTTGACATGAGCAACCCGACGCCGTTGTGTCCTCCAG GGGGCGTCGGCTTCGACATCAACTGCGGCGTCCGCCTCCTGAGGACGAACCTGGACGAGTGCGACGTGCAGCCGGTGAAGGAGCAGCTCGCCCAGTCGCTGTTCGACCACATCCCGGTGGGCGTCGGCTCCAAGGGCGTCATCCCCATGAACGCCAA ggacctggaggaggccctGGAGATGGGGGTGACTGGTCCGCTGAGGGAAGGCGACGCCT GCGAGGACAAGGAGCACTGTGAGGAGTACGGCCGGATGCTGCAGGCCGACCCCAACAAGGTGTCCTCCAAGGCCAAGAAGAGAGGCCTGCCTCAG CTCGGCACTCTGGGAGCGGGGAACCACTACGCCGAGATCCAGGTGGTGGACGAGATCTACAACGACTACGCAGCCAAGAAGATGGGCATCGACCACAAGggccaggtgtgtgtgatgatCCACAGCGGCAGCAGAGGCCTTGGACACCAGGTCGCCACAG ACGCTCTGGTCGCCATGGAGAAGGCCATGA CGGACAAGATCATGGTGAACGACCGGCAGCTGGCCTGCGCCCGCATCACGTCCCAGGAGGGGCAGGACTACCTGAAGGGCA GCGCGGCGGGGAACTACGCCTGGGTCAACCGCTCGTCCATGACCTTCCTCACCAGacag GCTTTCTCCAAAGTCTTCGCCACGACGCCGGACGACCTGGACATGCACGTCATCTACGACGTGTCGCACAACATCGCCAAGGTGGAGGAGCACATGGTGGAGGGGGCG AGCGCAGCCCTGCTGGTCCACCGGAAGGGCTCCAACCCGCGCGTTCCCGCCTCACCACCCCTCATCCCCGTCGACTACCAg CTGACGGGCCAGCCGGTGCTGATCGGCGGGACGATGGGGACCTGCAGCTACGTGCTGACGGGCACCGAGCAGGGCATGACGGAGACGTTCGGCACCACCTGTCCCGGAGCG GGTCGAGCTCTGTCC CGGGCCAAGTCCAGAAGGAACCTGGACTTCCAGGACGTCCTGGACAAACTGGCCGACTTGGGCATCGCCATCCGGGTGGCGTCGCCCAAGCTGGTGAGGAGGTGACGGAGACTTCCCGCC GCTCCCGAGTCGTACAAGAACGTGACGGACGTCGTCAACACGTGTCACGACGCCGGAATCAGCAGGAAGGCCATCAAACTGCGGCCCATCGCCGTCATCAAGGGATGA
- the xpot gene encoding LOW QUALITY PROTEIN: exportin-T (The sequence of the model RefSeq protein was modified relative to this genomic sequence to represent the inferred CDS: inserted 1 base in 1 codon; deleted 7 bases in 6 codons; substituted 1 base at 1 genomic stop codon), with translation MACQSVAAIMDEQALLGLNPNADALYRERAMVYFEQLKESQDAWEVCAEALAKGVYSDDHVKFFCLQVLEHQVKYRHAALTAGQQQLIRETLMKWLQCQLMNAEPEKSFIRNKAAQVFALTFVMEYLTLWPKFFFDLLTLVGLNPLGLDVYLRTLMAIDAEVVDRNILHSPEETRRNTLIKDTMREQCIPALVESWFQILSTYQHTHPELTCQCLEVVGAYVSWIDLNLIANERFVTLLLSHMQVEDLREEACDCLFEIVNKGMDPVDKTKLVESLCRVLQSAGFFNLEQEEDVDFLAKFSRLVNGMGQGLVASWSRLAKAGSAEEAREALEALEAKVPLLLQLLVHEDDDISANVVGFCYEYLHVLKQLPQLSDQQKGNIEAIMLAVMKKLPNDDEYNFDNEXGEDEAMFGEYRKQLKMLLDRLAQVSPELLLEAVRRVFTNTMQTWQTAPFMEVEVAVRLLYMLGEALPAAHGAHFSGDTAKTSALQDMMRTLVTCGVSSYQHSSVSLEFFETIVRYDKFFIVEPQHIPNVLMAFLDQRGLRNNSPKVRSRVSYLFSRFIKTLHKHMNAFVEDILTRIQDLLALAPPENGFPALLTSDDQLFMFESAGILIVNGESPAERKQALMRSLLTPLVDAFRLLLAKLPTETDEERQAALADCLSHAVGFASRTSKAFSNKQTVKQCGCTEVYRDCLQAFLPALSCPVQRGALRSAVRSFLHRMIICLEEEXLPFVPAASEHMLKDCEAKDLQEFIPLISQITAKFKRQVSPFLQQVFIPLVLAIFEVLARPAEENDQAAALEKQMLRRSYFSFIQAITGSGMNEVMANQGAENIERVVFTIIQGAVDFPDPWPRRPASSSSTRLVELWGGKDGMVGFPDFIYKNIVPACFLAPLKTTFDLSDAQTVLTLSECTLTLKMIHLNAPPGCGLLQFLQQEYLPSLQVSPEISQELCQVLQQPDVKVLKNYMKAFFQRAKL, from the exons ATGGCCTGCCAGTCTGTCGCTGCCATCATGGACGAGCAGGCCCTGCTGGGGCTCAACCCGAACGCCGACGCCCTCTACAGGGAGCGg gCCATGGTTTACTTCgagcagctgaaggagtccCAGGATGCCTGGGAGGTGTGTGCCGAGGCGCTGGCCAAGGGCGTCTACAG tgacGACCACGTGAAGTTCTTCTGCCTGCAGGTGTTGGAGCATCAGGTGAAGTAcag acatGCGGCCCTGActgcaggccagcagcagctgatcagagAGACTCTGATGAAGTGGCTCCAGTGTCAG CTGATGAACGCCGAGCCGGAGAAGTCGTTCATCAGGAACAAGGCGGCGCAGGTGTTCGCCCTGACCTTCGTCATGGAGTACCTGACCCTGTGGCCCAAGTTCTTCTTCGACCTGCTGACCCTGGTGGGCCTGAACCCGCTCGGCCTGGACGTCTACCTGCGCACGCTCATGGCCATCGACGCCGAGGTGGTGGACCGCAACATCCTGCACTCGCCCGAG gaaACTCGCAGGAACACGCTGATCAAAGACACCATGAGGGAGCAGTGCATCCCGGCCCTGGTGGAGTCCTGGTTCCAGATCCTCAGCACCTACCAGCACACACACCCCGAGCTCACCTGCCAGTGCCTGGAGGTGGTGGGGGCCTACGTGTCCTGGATCGACCTCAACCTCATCGCCAACGAGCG gttCGTGACCCTGCTGCTGAGCCACATGCAGGTGGAGGACCTCAGGGAGGAGGCCTGCGACTGCCTGTTCGAAATCGTCAACAAGGGAATGGACCCGGTGGACAAGACCAAGCTGGTGGAGTCTCTGTGCCGAGTGCTGCAGTCAGCAGGCTTCTTCAACCTGgagcag gaGGAGGACGTGGACTTCCTGGCGAAGTTCTCGCGGCTGGTGAACGGGATGGGGCAGGGCCTGGTGGCGAGCTGGAGCCGGCTGGCGAAGGCGGGCAGCGCGGAGGAGGCGCGGGAGGCCCTGGAGGCGCTGGAGGCCAaggtgccgctgctgctgcagctgctggtgcaCGAGGACGACGACATCTCCGCCAACGTGGTGGGCTTCTGCTACGAGTACCTGCACGTCCTCAAGCAG CTGCCTCAGCTGAGCGACCAGCAGAAAGGGAACATCGAG GCCATCATGCTCGCCGTCATGAAGAAGCTG CCTAACGACGACGAGTACAACTTCGACAACGAGTGa GGCGAGGACGAGGCCATGTTCGGGGAGTACCGGAAGcagctgaagatgctgctggACCGCCTGGCGCAGGTTTccccggagctgctgctggaggccgtgCGCCGCGTCTTCACCAACACCATGCAG ACCTGGCAGACGGCGCCCTtcatggaggtggaggtggcggtGCGGCTGCTCTACATGCTGGGCGAGGCGCTGCCGGCGGCGCACGGCGCGCATTTCTCCGGAGACACGGCCAAGACCAGCGCCCTGCAGGACATGATGAGGACG ctggTGACGTGTGGCGTCAGCAGCTACCAACACTCTTCGGTGTCGCTGGAGTTTTTTGAGACGATCGTTCGATACGACAAGTTTTTCATCGTGGAGCCGCAGCACATCCCCAACGTCCTG atGGCGTTTCTGGACCAGAGAGGTTTGAGGAACAACAGTCCGAAGGTCCGCAGCAGAGTGTCCTACCTGTTCTCCAGATTCATCAAGACCCTGCA taaaCACATGAACGCCTTCGTGGAGGACATCCTGACCAGAATCCAGGACCTGCTGGCGCTCGCGCCCCCG GAGAACGGCTTCCCGGCGCTGCTGACGAGCGACGACCAGCTGTTCATGTTCGAGTCGGCCGGCATCCTGATCGTGAACGGCGAGAGCCCGGCGGAGCGCAAGCAGGCGCTGATGCGCAGCCTGCTGACGCCGCTGGTGGACGCCTTCCGCCTGCTGCTCGCCAAGCTGCCGACCGAGACGGACGAGGAGCGGCAGGCCGCGCTGGCCGACTGCCTCAGCCACGCCGTGGGCTTCGCCAG TCGGACGAGCAAGGCCTTCAGCAACAAGCAGACGGTGAAGCAGTGCGGCTGCACCGAGGTCTACCGCGACTGCCTGCAGGCCTTCCTGCCGGCGCTGAGCTGCCCCGTCCAGCGGGGGGCGCTGCGCAGCGCCGTGCGCTCCTTCCTGCACCGCATGATCATCTGCCTGGAGGAGG TGCTGCCCTTCGTCCCCGCCGCCTCCGAGCACATGCTGAAGGACTGCGAGGCCAAAGACCTGCAGGAGTTCATCCCGCTCATCAGCCAGATCACCGCCAAGTTCAAG CGGCAGGTGTCTCCcttcctgcagcaggtgttCATA CCGCTGGTGCTCGCCATCTTCGAGGTGCTGGCGCGGCCG GCGGAGGAGAACGACcaggcggcggcgctggagaAGCAGATGCTGCGGCGCAGCTACTTCAGCTTCATCCAGGCCATCACCGGCAGCGGCATGAACGAG GTCATGGCCAACCAGG GGGCGGAGAACATCGAGCGCGTGGTCTTCACCATCATCCAGGGCGCCGTGGACTTCCCCGACCCGTGGCCCAGAAGACCTGCTTCATCATCCTCAACCCGGCTGGTGGAGCTGTGGGGCGGCAAGGACGGCATGGTGGGCTTC CCCGACTTCATCTACAAGAACATCGTCCCCGCCTGCTTCCTGGCGCCGCTGAAGACGACCTTCGACCTCAGCGACGCCCAAACCGTGCTG ACGCTGTCAGAATGCACGCTCACCTTGAAGATGATTCATCTCAACG cccccccagggtgCGGATTGCTGCAGTTCTTGCAGCAGGAATATTTACCGTCTCTTCAGGTTTCTCCTGAAATCTCTCAG GAGTTGTGTCAAGTCCTCCAGCAGCCGGACGTCAAGGTT TTAAAGAACTACATGAAG GCGTTCTTCCAGCGAGCGAAGCTTTAG
- the rpl18a gene encoding large ribosomal subunit protein eL20 — translation MKASGTLREYKVIGRLLPSAKNPTPPLYRMRIFAPNHVVAKSRFWYFVSQLRKMKKASGETVYCGLVHEKTPLKVKNFGIWLRYDSRSGTHNMYREYRDLTTSGAVTQCYRDMGARHRARAHSIQIMKVQVIAASKCRRPAIKQFHDSKIKFPLPHRVLRRQHKPRFTTKRPNTFY, via the exons ATGAAGGCGTCCGGCACA CTTCGGGAGTATAAAGTCATCGGGCGTCTGCTGCCCTCTGCCAAGAACCCCACCCCGCCTCTGTACAGGATGAGGATCTTCGCTCCGAACCACGTGGTGGCCAAGTCCCGCTTCTGGTACTTCGTCTCTCagctgaggaagatgaagaaggCGTCCGGCGAGACGGTGTACTGCGGCCTG GTCCACGAGAAGACGCCTCTGAAGGTGAAGAACTTCGGCATCTGGCTGCGTTACGACTCTCGCAGCGGCACCCACAACATGTACCGCGAGTACCGAGACCTGACCACGTCTGGAGCCGTCACGCAGTGCT ATCGTGACATGGGAGCTCGCCATCGCGCTCGCGCTCACTCCATCCAGATCATGAAGGTCCAGGTCATCGCCGCCAGCAAGTGCCGCAGACCCGCCATCAAGCAGTTCCAC gaCTCCAAGATCAAGTTCCCACTGCCTCACCGGGTCCTGCGCCGCCAGCACAAACCGCGCTTCACCACCAAGAGACCAAACACCTTCTATTAG